From the genome of Winogradskyella forsetii, one region includes:
- a CDS encoding 3-hydroxyanthranilate 3,4-dioxygenase yields the protein MSKLYPPINFKEWIEDNRHLLKPPVGNKVVWKDGDFIVMVVGGPNSRKDYHYNETPEFFYQIEGNMVLKVIDNGEPKDIHINEGDIFLLPPKVPHSPQRGANTVGLVIEYPREKGVKDALVWFCENCTTKLYEEDFTVENIETDMPVIFDKYYGDKDKRKCPNCGAVMEPPKKVKVE from the coding sequence ATGAGTAAATTATATCCTCCCATAAATTTTAAAGAATGGATTGAAGACAACCGTCATTTACTAAAGCCACCCGTTGGCAATAAAGTGGTTTGGAAAGATGGTGATTTTATTGTTATGGTCGTTGGTGGACCTAACAGCAGAAAAGATTACCACTACAATGAAACACCAGAATTTTTCTATCAGATTGAAGGAAATATGGTTTTAAAAGTCATTGATAATGGCGAACCTAAAGACATTCATATTAATGAAGGTGACATTTTCTTGTTACCTCCTAAAGTTCCACATTCTCCGCAACGAGGCGCAAATACCGTAGGGTTGGTTATTGAATATCCTAGAGAAAAAGGTGTAAAAGATGCCTTGGTTTGGTTCTGTGAAAATTGTACCACTAAACTCTATGAAGAAGATTTTACCGTAGAAAATATTGAAACCGATATGCCTGTAATTTTTGATAAATACTATGGCGATAAGGATAAACGCAAATGTCCTAATTGCGGAGCGGTAATGGAACCACCGAAAAAGGTAAAGGTAGAGTAA
- a CDS encoding SDR family oxidoreductase, whose product MDLQLNNKYALVCGSTAGIGKATAIALAQEGTIVTLVARNEDKLKATLAELPQQRQHDYIVADFSNPDDLKTKVSDYITKHHGFHILVNNTGGPAGGPIFSAKVEEFESAFTQHLKCNHVLAQTVVPFMKEEGYGRIINVISTSVKQPLDGLGVSNTIRGAVANWSKTLANELGQFGVTVNNVLPGATGTERLTQIIKNKSAKSGHTEEASANAMKNAVPAKRFAKPEELADAITFLASERASYINGINLPVDGGRTKSL is encoded by the coding sequence ATGGATTTACAACTAAACAACAAATACGCACTAGTCTGCGGAAGCACAGCAGGAATAGGAAAAGCAACGGCCATAGCCTTGGCTCAAGAAGGTACCATAGTAACCTTAGTTGCTAGAAATGAGGACAAACTAAAAGCGACTTTAGCTGAATTGCCTCAACAAAGACAACATGATTATATTGTGGCTGATTTTTCAAATCCTGATGACTTAAAAACTAAAGTTTCAGATTATATAACAAAACATCATGGCTTTCATATTTTAGTGAATAATACTGGTGGTCCTGCTGGTGGCCCCATATTTTCCGCTAAAGTTGAGGAGTTTGAATCGGCTTTTACACAACATCTCAAATGTAATCATGTTTTGGCTCAAACCGTCGTTCCATTTATGAAAGAAGAAGGTTATGGCAGAATCATAAATGTAATTTCAACCTCTGTAAAGCAACCTTTAGATGGCCTTGGTGTAAGCAATACCATTAGAGGGGCTGTCGCCAATTGGAGTAAGACTTTGGCAAATGAATTAGGGCAATTCGGCGTAACGGTAAACAATGTTTTACCAGGTGCTACAGGAACAGAGCGCCTAACCCAAATTATTAAAAACAAATCCGCTAAGTCTGGTCATACGGAAGAAGCATCTGCCAATGCCATGAAAAATGCTGTACCTGCTAAACGTTTTGCAAAACCTGAGGAACTCGCAGATGCTATTACATTTTTGGCTAGTGAACGTGCAAGCTATATCAACGGAATTAATCTTCCAGTTGATGGAGGAAGGACAAAGAGTCTTTAA
- a CDS encoding aldehyde dehydrogenase, with the protein MNIQNYINGNFQNPINNHWIDNYNPSNGEVYGQIPNSTKEDVEKAYSAAKSAFPIWSKTTPEDRSRILIKISELLEVNLKRLAEAESKDNGKPISLAKAVDIPRAASNFRFFGNAITQFASESHESVGQQAINYTLRQPIGVVGCISPWNLPLYLFTWKIAPAIAAGNCVVAKPSEVTPMTAYLLGEICNEAGLPKGVLNIVHGLGTTTGQAIIEHPDIKAISFTGGTATGAHIAKVAAPMFKKLSLELGGKNPNIIFADCDYQDMLATTVRSSFANQGQVCLCGSRIFVEVSIYNQFKKDFVEKVKALTVGHPSNEDTHIGALVSKPHLEKVKEYIQIAKDENGTVLCGGNEVTIKGSENGYYLKPTVIEVTSDECRVNQEEIFGPVVTIMPFKSEDDVLEMANKVKYGLSATLWTNDLKRTMKMSNELQAGIVWVNTWMMRDLRTPFGGVKASGVGREGGFEALRFFTEAKNVCIKY; encoded by the coding sequence ATGAATATTCAAAACTACATTAACGGAAACTTCCAAAACCCAATCAATAACCATTGGATAGACAACTACAACCCTTCCAACGGAGAAGTTTACGGACAAATTCCTAATTCAACAAAAGAAGATGTTGAGAAAGCATACAGTGCTGCCAAATCTGCATTTCCAATTTGGAGCAAAACTACGCCAGAAGATCGAAGTAGAATTCTCATAAAAATTTCAGAATTATTAGAAGTTAACTTAAAACGTTTAGCAGAAGCCGAAAGCAAAGACAACGGCAAACCTATCAGTTTAGCAAAAGCAGTTGATATTCCTAGAGCCGCAAGTAATTTTCGTTTTTTTGGTAATGCTATTACCCAATTCGCTAGTGAAAGTCATGAAAGTGTAGGACAACAAGCTATTAATTATACCTTACGTCAACCTATTGGCGTCGTTGGTTGTATAAGCCCTTGGAACCTTCCACTCTATTTATTTACTTGGAAAATTGCGCCTGCAATTGCTGCTGGAAATTGCGTAGTTGCAAAACCTAGCGAAGTCACTCCAATGACGGCTTATTTATTAGGCGAAATTTGTAATGAGGCTGGTTTACCTAAAGGCGTATTGAATATCGTTCACGGATTAGGAACAACCACAGGGCAAGCCATTATTGAGCATCCAGATATTAAAGCCATTTCGTTCACAGGTGGAACAGCAACAGGTGCACACATCGCAAAAGTCGCTGCACCAATGTTTAAAAAACTATCATTGGAATTAGGCGGAAAAAATCCAAATATCATTTTTGCTGATTGCGATTATCAAGATATGTTAGCCACTACGGTTCGTTCGTCGTTTGCTAATCAAGGTCAGGTTTGCTTATGTGGAAGCCGTATTTTTGTTGAAGTGTCCATTTATAATCAATTCAAAAAAGATTTTGTTGAAAAAGTAAAAGCGTTAACAGTTGGTCATCCTTCAAATGAAGATACGCATATAGGAGCGTTAGTGTCCAAACCACATTTAGAAAAAGTAAAAGAATACATTCAAATCGCCAAAGACGAAAACGGTACTGTTTTATGTGGCGGAAATGAAGTCACGATAAAAGGATCCGAAAACGGTTATTACTTAAAACCCACAGTTATCGAAGTCACTAGTGATGAATGCCGAGTGAACCAAGAAGAAATTTTTGGACCAGTAGTGACTATAATGCCCTTCAAATCAGAAGATGACGTTTTAGAAATGGCAAATAAAGTAAAATACGGTTTATCCGCAACGCTTTGGACGAATGATTTAAAACGTACCATGAAAATGAGCAACGAACTACAAGCAGGCATTGTTTGGGTAAACACTTGGATGATGCGCGATTTAAGAACGCCCTTTGGTGGCGTAAAAGCATCTGGAGTTGGCAGAGAAGGTGGATTTGAAGCTTTACGATTTTTTACAGAGGCTAAGAATGTATGTATAAAGTATTAA
- a CDS encoding RidA family protein, with translation MSNKNDEIPASAGTGSDVTPRGAYPHVKQVGDFIFVSGTSSRRPDNTIAGVDIIDEMGTKRLNAYTQTQEVLKNIEKNLAKVGASLKDVVDVTSFLVNMNDFADYNKAYAEFFEKETGPTRTTVAVHQLPHPDLVVEIKVIAFLRRQGSHI, from the coding sequence ATGAGCAATAAAAACGATGAGATTCCTGCGTCCGCAGGAACCGGTAGTGATGTCACACCAAGAGGCGCATATCCACATGTAAAGCAAGTTGGCGATTTTATTTTCGTTTCAGGAACAAGTTCTCGAAGACCAGACAATACCATTGCAGGTGTTGATATCATAGATGAGATGGGAACCAAACGTTTAAATGCCTATACGCAAACCCAAGAAGTATTAAAAAACATTGAAAAAAATTTAGCTAAAGTTGGCGCAAGCCTAAAAGATGTCGTGGACGTCACGTCGTTTTTAGTAAACATGAATGACTTTGCAGATTACAACAAAGCTTATGCTGAGTTTTTCGAAAAAGAAACAGGACCCACTAGAACAACGGTTGCTGTGCATCAATTGCCGCATCCAGATTTGGTGGTTGAAATTAAGGTTATTGCATTCCTGCGCAGGCAGGGATCTCATATTTAA
- a CDS encoding FAD-dependent oxidoreductase, translated as MNNNKITDNSEKGFHNGEDLEGARAQNILIIGAGLCGSLLALRLGQRGFNVTVYEMRPDLRTTDISAGRSINLALSDRGIKAMKLVGIEDKVKALCIPMNGRMLHDKEGNTFLSNYSGRDYEYINSISRGELNALLLTEAETHDNVTIHFNKKCKSVDFERTTALFQDYDSKDEFIEDADCIIATDGAGSALRKSYYLSKKFLFSFSQDYLSHGYKELSILPTETGDYKTYKNALHIWPRSSFMLIALPNLDGSFTVTLFLSFDEGDYNFNNLTTPELVTEFFQKEFPDALEIMPNLVEDFFDNPTAALGTVKCSPWHYKGNTLLMGDAAHAIVPFYGQGMNASFEDVVEFDKVLDQNLESLPDGEAGWEATFKAYEKNRKKDTDAIADLAIDNFHEMKGHVSNPIFQEKRKIEMALEKEFPNEYSSKYSLVTFNENIGYRHAMLKGRAQDKAILNMLTDKVMSSEDDLKDILEKVNAETEAILEDDRIAGIPS; from the coding sequence ATGAATAATAACAAAATTACCGATAACAGTGAAAAAGGCTTCCACAATGGGGAAGATTTAGAAGGGGCTCGGGCTCAAAACATACTAATAATTGGAGCAGGACTCTGCGGAAGCCTACTAGCACTAAGACTGGGCCAAAGAGGTTTTAACGTAACCGTTTACGAAATGCGACCAGACTTGAGAACCACAGATATATCTGCTGGTCGTTCCATTAACTTGGCACTTTCAGACCGAGGAATCAAAGCCATGAAACTTGTCGGCATAGAAGACAAAGTGAAAGCATTATGCATTCCTATGAACGGTAGAATGCTTCACGATAAAGAAGGCAACACCTTTTTATCCAATTATAGTGGAAGGGACTACGAATACATCAATTCAATTTCCAGAGGCGAATTAAACGCTTTGTTATTGACCGAAGCCGAAACACACGACAATGTTACCATCCATTTCAACAAAAAATGTAAATCTGTTGATTTTGAAAGGACCACAGCGTTATTTCAAGATTATGACTCCAAAGATGAGTTTATAGAAGATGCCGATTGTATCATCGCCACGGATGGCGCAGGTTCCGCTTTGCGTAAAAGTTACTATTTAAGCAAAAAATTCTTATTCAGTTTTTCACAAGATTATTTAAGCCATGGTTATAAAGAACTCAGTATTCTTCCAACTGAAACTGGCGATTACAAGACCTACAAGAACGCCTTACATATTTGGCCAAGAAGTAGTTTTATGCTTATTGCACTACCAAATTTAGATGGCAGTTTTACGGTTACTTTATTTTTAAGTTTTGATGAAGGGGACTACAATTTCAATAACTTAACAACACCCGAATTGGTCACAGAATTCTTCCAAAAAGAATTTCCGGATGCCTTGGAAATAATGCCAAATCTTGTTGAAGATTTCTTTGACAATCCAACAGCAGCATTAGGCACCGTAAAATGTTCGCCTTGGCACTATAAAGGAAATACACTGTTAATGGGAGATGCTGCTCATGCTATTGTGCCATTTTATGGCCAAGGCATGAACGCCTCGTTTGAAGATGTTGTTGAATTCGACAAAGTACTGGACCAAAATTTAGAAAGCCTGCCTGACGGCGAGGCAGGTTGGGAAGCCACATTTAAAGCTTACGAAAAAAACCGAAAGAAAGATACCGATGCCATTGCCGATTTAGCGATTGATAATTTCCATGAAATGAAAGGACATGTATCCAATCCTATTTTTCAAGAAAAACGTAAAATTGAAATGGCTTTGGAAAAAGAATTTCCAAATGAGTATTCCTCAAAATATAGTTTGGTTACCTTTAATGAAAACATTGGTTATAGACATGCTATGCTAAAAGGTAGAGCCCAAGACAAGGCTATTTTGAATATGTTAACTGATAAAGTAATGTCATCAGAAGATGATTTAAAAGACATTTTAGAAAAAGTAAACGCGGAAACTGAAGCGATTCTGGAAGATGATAGAATTGCAGGAATCCCATCCTAA
- the kynU gene encoding kynureninase, whose product MSNYKPGLDYAKQQDQLDELSHYRDQFHIPKDENGNELIYLCGNSLGLQPKSTKTYINQELEDWANLGVEGHTDAKNPWFPYHEFLTEATANLVGAKPIEVVTMNSLTANLHFMMVSFYKPTEERYKILIESDAFPSDKYAVESQLRHHGFDDKDGLILWEPRKDEELLRYEDLESILKTHGHEIALIMIGGVNYYTGQFFDLKRITDLGHHNDCKVGFDCAHGAGNVNLDLHNSGADFAVWCTYKYMNSGPGSLSGCFVHERHAHDKNLNRFTGWWSHNKVTRFNMRHEFDVLPGAEGWQLSNPPILSMAAIKASLDMFNEVGIEKLIEKSKKLTGYFEYLLKGLGDDTIRIITPENPDERGCQLSIQVLNAEKSLYDELTEAGVISDWREPDVIRCAPVPLYNSFEDVYLMVEKLKHILKKASLPLPEEGN is encoded by the coding sequence TTGTCCAATTATAAACCAGGTCTTGATTATGCAAAACAACAAGACCAATTAGACGAATTATCGCACTATAGAGACCAGTTTCATATTCCAAAAGATGAAAACGGAAATGAACTCATATACCTCTGTGGAAACTCCCTTGGCTTGCAACCGAAATCAACCAAGACGTATATCAATCAAGAATTAGAAGATTGGGCTAACCTTGGTGTTGAAGGTCATACAGACGCCAAAAATCCTTGGTTTCCTTATCATGAATTTTTAACAGAAGCTACAGCGAATTTAGTGGGTGCAAAACCCATTGAAGTCGTAACCATGAATTCCTTAACTGCGAATCTTCATTTTATGATGGTTTCATTTTACAAACCAACTGAGGAACGCTATAAAATCCTGATTGAAAGTGATGCCTTTCCTTCCGATAAATATGCCGTAGAATCACAATTGAGACATCATGGCTTTGATGATAAGGACGGTTTAATCCTTTGGGAACCTAGAAAAGACGAAGAATTATTACGCTACGAGGATTTAGAGTCTATTCTCAAAACACATGGCCATGAGATTGCCCTTATTATGATTGGAGGTGTGAATTATTATACGGGTCAGTTTTTCGATTTGAAACGTATTACGGATCTTGGACACCATAACGATTGTAAAGTGGGTTTTGATTGCGCGCATGGTGCAGGAAACGTTAATTTAGACTTACACAACTCTGGAGCAGATTTTGCCGTTTGGTGCACTTATAAATATATGAATTCAGGGCCAGGGAGTTTATCTGGATGTTTTGTCCACGAAAGACATGCCCATGATAAAAACCTCAACCGATTTACGGGTTGGTGGAGCCATAATAAGGTCACACGTTTTAATATGCGACATGAATTTGATGTGTTGCCAGGAGCCGAAGGTTGGCAATTGAGCAATCCACCAATTTTATCAATGGCTGCTATTAAAGCATCGCTGGATATGTTCAATGAGGTTGGAATTGAAAAACTGATAGAAAAATCGAAAAAACTAACCGGTTATTTTGAATATCTATTGAAAGGTTTGGGTGATGACACCATCCGAATCATCACACCGGAAAATCCTGATGAACGTGGTTGCCAATTATCGATTCAAGTGTTGAATGCTGAAAAATCATTATACGATGAACTAACTGAAGCAGGAGTCATTAGTGATTGGCGAGAACCAGACGTAATTAGATGTGCGCCTGTACCGTTATATAATTCATTTGAGGATGTTTATTTGATGGTTGAAAAGTTAAAGCACATCCTGAAAAAGGCTTCCCTGCCCCTTCCTGAGGAAGGGAACTGA
- a CDS encoding (4Fe-4S)-binding protein, producing the protein MGKTKEYSNGDVTVIWEAEKCIHSGICVKGSPNVFQPNERPWVKIDGASTDEIVNTVKKCPSGALSFYMNNEDDNTSETLETKVEVLENGPLLVYGTLKVTHKDGNEETKNKTTAFCRCGMSHNKPYCDGAHVKEDFRD; encoded by the coding sequence ATGGGAAAGACAAAAGAATATTCTAATGGAGATGTCACAGTGATTTGGGAAGCCGAAAAATGTATTCATTCAGGTATTTGTGTAAAAGGTTCACCAAATGTATTTCAACCTAATGAAAGACCTTGGGTTAAGATAGATGGTGCTTCAACTGACGAAATAGTTAATACAGTTAAGAAATGTCCGTCTGGAGCTTTAAGTTTTTATATGAATAATGAAGATGACAACACCTCAGAAACGCTTGAAACAAAAGTCGAAGTTTTAGAAAATGGACCACTATTGGTTTATGGCACTTTGAAAGTGACCCATAAGGATGGCAACGAAGAAACTAAAAACAAAACTACAGCGTTTTGCCGTTGCGGTATGTCTCATAATAAACCCTATTGTGACGGCGCACATGTAAAAGAAGATTTTAGGGATTAA
- a CDS encoding class I SAM-dependent methyltransferase gives MNEHTNYFEVNKATWNEKVAIHAQSDMYNIDAFKNGKTSLMPYELKALGDVRGKSLLHLQCHFGQDTLSWSRMGAKCVGVDLSDEGVKLAKQLNSELQLDAEFVCCNVLDTSKHISENFDIVFTSYGTIGWLPDLKLWAKMISERLKEGGTFYIVEFHPIAWMFDYNEGQPKMIYHYSQDDVIYDEYEGTYANQESKMVSKEYGWNHGLSEVINSLIDAGLQIEYLNEYDESPYDVFPDLIKTKSGMYKMKDQLFPMIFELKANKMKSL, from the coding sequence ATGAATGAGCATACTAATTATTTTGAAGTAAATAAAGCCACTTGGAATGAAAAAGTAGCTATACATGCACAAAGTGATATGTATAATATAGATGCTTTTAAAAATGGAAAAACATCGTTGATGCCTTATGAATTAAAAGCATTAGGCGATGTAAGAGGTAAATCATTGTTGCACTTGCAATGTCATTTTGGTCAAGATACTTTGAGTTGGAGTCGGATGGGAGCCAAGTGCGTTGGTGTGGATTTGAGTGATGAAGGTGTGAAATTGGCGAAACAATTAAATTCTGAGTTACAGCTTGATGCTGAGTTTGTTTGTTGTAATGTTTTAGACACCTCCAAGCATATTTCTGAAAACTTCGATATTGTATTTACGAGTTACGGAACTATTGGCTGGTTGCCAGATTTGAAACTTTGGGCAAAAATGATTTCAGAACGACTGAAAGAAGGTGGTACATTTTATATCGTAGAGTTTCATCCCATTGCTTGGATGTTTGATTATAATGAAGGCCAACCAAAAATGATATACCATTATAGCCAAGATGACGTAATTTATGATGAATATGAAGGCACCTATGCTAATCAAGAATCAAAAATGGTAAGTAAAGAATATGGCTGGAATCATGGATTGAGCGAAGTAATTAATTCACTTATTGACGCCGGATTACAAATTGAATACCTCAATGAATATGATGAAAGTCCATATGATGTGTTTCCTGATTTGATTAAAACGAAATCAGGAATGTATAAAATGAAGGACCAATTGTTTCCTATGATTTTTGAGTTGAAGGCAAATAAAATGAAGTCGCTTTAA
- the msrA gene encoding peptide-methionine (S)-S-oxide reductase MsrA: MKNLLSILAITLLFSCHNQAQTNPEQQAVINAEPIAVPLNDGKAKAYFASGCFWCVEAIYESVKGVDEVISGYSGGHTKNPTYESSNTGRTGHAEAVEVIYDPEVVSFASLVDVYFGSQNPTQVNGQGPDRGSQYRSIIFYQNDEQKKIIEDKKAALSKELDATIAAEVYPFQKFWVAEDYHQNYERLHPNQGYIRNVSVPRLNRFKAKFPELLKEDEKH, from the coding sequence ATGAAAAACTTACTAAGCATTTTAGCCATTACCTTATTATTTAGTTGCCATAACCAAGCACAGACCAACCCAGAACAACAAGCTGTTATCAACGCAGAACCGATTGCCGTACCTTTAAATGACGGAAAAGCAAAAGCCTACTTTGCTAGTGGCTGTTTTTGGTGTGTAGAAGCCATTTACGAAAGTGTTAAAGGCGTTGATGAAGTCATTAGTGGCTATTCAGGTGGACACACTAAAAATCCCACTTATGAATCCAGCAACACTGGCAGAACAGGTCATGCTGAAGCCGTAGAAGTCATTTACGATCCTGAGGTTGTAAGTTTTGCAAGCTTAGTTGACGTCTATTTTGGATCTCAAAATCCAACACAGGTTAATGGTCAAGGACCAGACCGTGGCTCACAGTATCGCTCCATTATTTTTTACCAAAACGATGAACAGAAGAAAATCATTGAAGATAAAAAGGCAGCTTTATCTAAAGAATTAGATGCGACCATTGCCGCCGAAGTATATCCTTTTCAAAAGTTTTGGGTGGCGGAAGATTACCATCAAAATTATGAAAGACTGCATCCAAATCAGGGCTATATTAGAAATGTTTCTGTTCCAAGATTGAACAGGTTCAAAGCTAAGTTTCCTGAGTTGTTGAAAGAAGACGAAAAGCATTAA
- a CDS encoding zinc ribbon domain-containing protein produces the protein MAKKAEVSVEERLRALYDLQLIDSRVDEIRNVRGELPLEVRDLEDEVEGLNLRMEKLNDSLTIIDDEIKGKKNLIEEAKNLIKKYSEQQKNVRNNREYNSLTKEVEFQELEIQLAEKHIKEFKVQIEQKKEVISETKDRLKDRNAHLKHKKGELNEILKETEKEEEALLSKSDDFQKKIDERLVKAYHRIRNNVKNGLAVVAIERGASGGSFFTIPPQVQVEIASRKKVITDEHSGRILVDAALAEEEKTKMEKLFAKLSK, from the coding sequence ATGGCAAAAAAAGCTGAAGTTTCTGTTGAAGAGCGATTAAGAGCACTATATGATTTACAATTAATTGACTCTAGAGTAGATGAAATAAGAAATGTCAGAGGCGAGCTTCCTTTAGAAGTTAGAGATTTAGAAGACGAAGTTGAAGGACTTAACTTAAGAATGGAAAAGCTAAATGATAGCTTAACTATTATTGACGACGAGATTAAAGGAAAGAAAAATTTAATCGAAGAAGCCAAAAATTTAATCAAAAAATACAGTGAGCAGCAAAAGAATGTTAGAAATAACAGGGAATATAACTCATTGACCAAAGAAGTTGAATTTCAGGAATTAGAAATTCAATTGGCAGAAAAGCACATTAAGGAATTTAAGGTTCAAATAGAGCAGAAAAAAGAAGTCATTTCTGAAACTAAAGACCGTTTGAAAGATCGTAATGCGCATTTAAAGCATAAAAAAGGTGAACTTAACGAAATTTTGAAGGAAACTGAAAAAGAAGAAGAAGCCCTTTTAAGTAAGTCTGACGATTTTCAGAAAAAAATTGACGAGCGTTTGGTTAAGGCTTATCATAGAATTAGAAATAATGTAAAAAATGGCTTAGCTGTTGTTGCTATAGAACGTGGTGCTTCTGGAGGCTCTTTCTTTACCATTCCACCTCAAGTACAAGTAGAAATTGCCTCTCGTAAAAAAGTAATTACCGATGAGCATAGTGGACGTATCTTAGTTGATGCGGCTTTAGCTGAAGAAGAAAAAACGAAAATGGAAAAATTATTTGCTAAACTTAGTAAGTAA
- a CDS encoding Nif3-like dinuclear metal center hexameric protein — protein sequence MIIQDVINHLHNLAPLAYAEDFDNVGLLVGDKNETVSGILVTLDTLEAVVDEAIENNCNLIVSFHPIIFSGLKKLTGKTYVERVVIKAIKHNIAIFSIHTALDNALQGVNSIICDQLGLTNKKILIPQSGTIKKLQTYVPKPNAEALRTALFEAGAGSIGNYESCSFNIEGKGTYLGNENSNPVIGQKGKLHTEAETAISVTFKKHLESKVLKALFDAHPYEEVAYEISTLENNNQHIGIGMLGELENAMETEDCLKFIKSKMNTQCIRHSKSLNKSIKRIAVLGGSGSFAISAAKAANADLLVTADLKYHDFFSAENAIVLADIGHYESEQFTKSFLVDYLSKKITNFAIILSKTNTNPIKYL from the coding sequence ATGATCATACAAGACGTAATTAATCATTTACACAACTTAGCGCCTTTAGCTTATGCTGAAGATTTTGACAATGTTGGCCTTCTAGTTGGGGATAAAAACGAGACCGTTTCGGGAATTTTGGTTACTTTAGATACGCTTGAAGCCGTTGTAGATGAAGCGATTGAAAACAATTGTAACCTTATTGTGAGCTTCCATCCTATTATATTTTCAGGTTTAAAAAAGTTAACAGGAAAAACTTATGTGGAGCGCGTGGTCATAAAAGCCATAAAACATAATATTGCTATTTTTTCAATTCATACCGCTTTAGACAATGCACTTCAAGGTGTGAATTCTATTATTTGCGACCAATTAGGATTAACGAATAAGAAAATTTTAATTCCACAATCTGGAACCATTAAAAAGCTACAAACTTATGTTCCAAAACCAAATGCCGAAGCTTTGAGAACGGCTTTATTTGAAGCAGGAGCAGGAAGTATCGGTAATTACGAATCTTGTAGTTTTAATATTGAAGGCAAAGGCACGTATTTGGGCAATGAAAATTCCAACCCTGTAATTGGTCAAAAAGGAAAATTACATACTGAAGCTGAAACCGCCATTTCTGTCACTTTCAAAAAACACCTGGAATCAAAAGTACTAAAAGCATTGTTCGACGCACACCCATATGAGGAAGTTGCTTATGAAATTTCAACCTTAGAAAATAACAATCAACATATTGGAATTGGCATGCTTGGCGAACTCGAAAATGCCATGGAAACCGAGGATTGCCTGAAGTTTATTAAAAGTAAAATGAATACCCAATGTATAAGGCACTCAAAATCTTTAAATAAATCTATAAAACGCATTGCCGTGTTAGGTGGCTCTGGTAGTTTTGCCATTTCGGCCGCAAAGGCTGCCAACGCAGACCTTTTGGTTACTGCAGATTTAAAATATCACGATTTTTTTAGTGCAGAAAATGCTATTGTTTTAGCCGATATTGGACATTATGAAAGCGAACAGTTCACAAAATCGTTTTTAGTGGACTATCTCTCGAAAAAAATTACTAATTTTGCAATCATTTTATCAAAGACAAATACAAATCCGATAAAGTATTTATAA